Within the Deltaproteobacteria bacterium genome, the region TCTCACTCGCGCAAGTTCACTGAGTTGCGAAACAATAAATTGGATATCGTTGGTAACGTTTCTTCAACCGACCTCGAAGAAAGACATCAGCCGATAAAAATACCAGTGCTGATGGGTCTGCATGGAGTTCGTCTTTTAGTTATTAAAAAGGGTCAGGAGGCTAAATTCAGCGGCGTCAAGTCATTAGATGACCTCCGCAACTTGACAGCCGGAGTGGTGCATGACTGGCAGGTGGCTGATGTTCTGAATGAAAACAGTTTACCTGTAACAACCAACGACGATTACGAGTCGTTATTTCGTATGTTAGAAAGAGGTCGCATCGATTACATTCCTTTAGCCATATTTGAAGTAGTCAAGGAAGTCGCCAGACGCCCCCAGTACGGCATCGTAGTCGAACCAAGTTTGCTTTTGCAGTACCCTAGTACCGACTACTTTTTTGTCAATCCGGCACGTCCAGAATTGCGAGATCGCTTGACCCAAGGGCTACGCCGGGCGATTGGCGATGGCT harbors:
- a CDS encoding amino acid ABC transporter substrate-binding protein, translating into MMHLSRTFIFTQLLGALACKPQVEPTMDAGTRSEPPRPVAAALTGLGNCTIRALRIPTDDYRYTYYDQLAKLATSKLDAERGPCDFDAVPFMSHSRKFTELRNNKLDIVGNVSSTDLEERHQPIKIPVLMGLHGVRLLVIKKGQEAKFSGVKSLDDLRNLTAGVVHDWQVADVLNENSLPVTTNDDYESLFRMLERGRIDYIPLAIFEVVKEVARRPQYGIVVEPSLLLQYPSTDYFFVNPARPELRDRLTQGLRRAIGDGSRSRLLESIYGMRAIIKETAISSRQVITLGNSADPPDAPRDEPAFWYQLDIAKRDTL